The region GTATAAAAATAGTAAATACTTTTATTGGTATAAAACTGATGATAAATACTTTACTCAAACAAAACCACCCAAAAATATACTTGATAAAATAACAGCTTCAAAAGAGCAAGTAAACAAAAAAGATATTATCTTAAATCCTTGGAAAGAGTGGAATACAAACGATATACAAAAAATTATAACAAAAGATGGTGTTTGTATAAACTATCTAAAATCTACAGATGATGAGTATATTACAAAACAAGAGGATTTGAAACTATTGGAAGTTTATAGTTTTTTAGTTGAGAATTTTGATATTTCTAAGTCTTTTGGGTTTGAAGTGATTAAAAAATGGCATAAAATGATATTTGAAACTATCTATCCTTTTGCTGGCAAACTTCGTACTGTAAATATGAGTAAAGGAAGTGGAGTAGATGCTTGGGAATGGCGTTTAGAGTTTTTAAATGCTTTGCCTGATTTTGATAAGTTTTTAAAAGAAGTTACTAAAAAAGAGTATGAAGATATTGAGACTATTTCCCAAGATTTATCAAAGTTAATATGTGAGTTTTTATTTATACATCCATTTAGAGAAGGAAATGGAAGAGTAAGCAGACTAATATGCGATATTATCTTAGCTAAAAATGGTTTTCCAATGATTGGATTAAATTTGAAAAAAAGTGATAATTATATACAAAGAGTACATAGTGGATATGAATGTGACTATGAACCTATGAAAGAGTTACTGAAACAAAAGATTGAAGAGGAACTTATGAATGAATAAGTTTATAGTGTTCATTAAGCTCTTTTTTTGTGATTTTAGAACCTTCAACTTTAGCAGAACTATGAACAGAATTTACAATCATTTTTCTTTTTTTAGTAACAGAAGAGAAGTGTTTGTTACTATTTGCAATAGTTTTTTTCATAAAAATATAATCCTTTTAAGTATCTTGTATTATACTAAAAAGATGATAAATATGCAAGTTATATAACGGGCATATTATATATTACTTGAGGAATGGAATTTGAGTACCCAAAGCGAAGCCATACTAGAAGAAAACCTTATCAAACAACTTGAATCTTTAAAATATGAAAGAATATCTATAAAAGATGATGATGAATTAGAACAAAATCTAAAAAGACAGTTAGAAAAACACAATAAAACAACCTTTTCAAACAATGAATTTAAAAAGATAATAAACCACCTACAAAGTGGAAGCGTTTTTGAAAAAGCTAAAAAACTAAGAGATAAATATGTTCTAAACAAAGATGATGGTACAAACTTTTATATGGAGTTTTTAGACTCTGAACACTGGTGTCAAAATCTATTTCAAGTGACAAATCAAATCAGTA is a window of Halarcobacter sp. DNA encoding:
- a CDS encoding Fic family protein: MTKTKYLLYEFKQYKNSKYFYWYKTDDKYFTQTKPPKNILDKITASKEQVNKKDIILNPWKEWNTNDIQKIITKDGVCINYLKSTDDEYITKQEDLKLLEVYSFLVENFDISKSFGFEVIKKWHKMIFETIYPFAGKLRTVNMSKGSGVDAWEWRLEFLNALPDFDKFLKEVTKKEYEDIETISQDLSKLICEFLFIHPFREGNGRVSRLICDIILAKNGFPMIGLNLKKSDNYIQRVHSGYECDYEPMKELLKQKIEEELMNE